In Idiomarina sp. PL1-037, a single genomic region encodes these proteins:
- the aroA gene encoding 3-phosphoshikimate 1-carboxyvinyltransferase, which produces MVNSIHLEPRQHCRGTVTLPGSKSIANRALLMAALCQTPVTLHNLLVSDDTSRMREALNALGVSFEDDKLTTRVHGLGGHWNKPASDLYLGNAGTAMRPLIAVLAATLKSEHQAVVLKGDARMHERPVKHLVDALQPHNAGVNYLGETGFPPLEMTSGLKSGHFEIDGSVSSQFISALLMALPLLPGDSTLTLKGNVVSRPYIELTLQMLSDFGISIKEDSPQRYAITGGQCYQSPGEYWVEGDASAASYWMAAALLGKGPVEIIGVGKNSIQGDKRFAEVIEAMGASVSYHKNSITVSGTGNVQGIDQDFNDIPDAAMTVAPLALFANRPTTIRNVANWRVKETDRLHAMATELRQLGAIVDESEDSLRIEPLKHWQHAAIDTYDDHRMAMCFSLVAFSPTGVTINDPGCCAKTYPDYFSEFSRLCHS; this is translated from the coding sequence GTGGTTAATTCTATTCATTTAGAGCCGCGGCAGCATTGTCGCGGTACTGTCACCTTACCAGGTTCAAAAAGCATTGCTAACCGGGCACTGCTTATGGCTGCTTTATGCCAGACTCCCGTCACCTTACATAATTTACTGGTTAGCGATGACACCAGCCGCATGCGTGAAGCTCTTAATGCATTGGGAGTGAGCTTTGAAGATGACAAACTCACTACCCGGGTGCATGGTTTAGGAGGGCATTGGAACAAACCTGCTTCTGATCTCTATCTGGGAAACGCCGGCACGGCAATGCGGCCGCTCATAGCCGTGTTAGCGGCAACATTAAAAAGCGAACATCAAGCGGTAGTGTTAAAAGGTGATGCCCGAATGCATGAGCGCCCGGTTAAGCACTTAGTTGATGCTTTACAGCCTCATAATGCCGGGGTTAACTATCTGGGGGAGACAGGGTTTCCTCCGTTAGAAATGACTTCTGGTTTAAAGTCGGGTCACTTTGAAATTGATGGTTCGGTATCCAGCCAATTCATTTCGGCTCTGCTGATGGCGCTTCCGTTACTGCCCGGTGATTCAACCCTGACATTAAAAGGGAATGTGGTTTCACGACCTTACATTGAACTGACGCTGCAAATGCTGTCTGATTTTGGCATTTCTATAAAAGAAGACTCTCCTCAGCGCTACGCTATTACCGGCGGACAATGTTACCAGTCGCCCGGCGAATACTGGGTAGAAGGTGATGCCAGCGCCGCATCTTACTGGATGGCCGCCGCGCTCTTAGGAAAAGGTCCTGTTGAAATTATCGGTGTCGGTAAAAACTCGATTCAGGGCGACAAACGCTTCGCCGAAGTTATTGAAGCCATGGGTGCGTCAGTAAGCTACCATAAAAACAGCATAACCGTATCCGGCACAGGAAACGTGCAGGGCATTGACCAGGACTTTAATGATATTCCCGATGCGGCAATGACGGTTGCGCCACTGGCTCTATTCGCAAATAGACCGACGACAATTCGTAATGTCGCAAACTGGCGGGTAAAAGAAACCGACCGTCTTCATGCTATGGCAACAGAGCTGCGACAGCTGGGTGCCATAGTCGATGAAAGCGAGGACTCTCTCCGCATTGAGCCGCTGAAGCACTGGCAACATGCCGCAATTGATACTTATGACGACCATCGCATGGCAATGTGCTTCTCCTTAGTCGCATTTTCGCCGACTGGAGTGACAATCAATGATCCCGGTTGTTGTGCGAAGACCTATCCCGACTATTTTTCCGAGTTTTCACGGCTCTGTCACAGTTAA
- a CDS encoding LapA family protein has product MLKKLLILIPVLIIFLLAMAFGAQNPQTVVVNLLVLQTEMAVASLLAIFFGSGFLMGILLLCLSSLSWRYRYNRLVKRLNKLDKES; this is encoded by the coding sequence ATGCTTAAAAAGCTGCTTATTCTCATTCCTGTATTAATCATATTTCTTTTAGCAATGGCGTTTGGGGCTCAGAACCCGCAAACCGTAGTTGTTAATTTACTGGTGCTGCAAACAGAAATGGCTGTTGCATCGCTGCTTGCTATCTTTTTTGGCAGCGGCTTTCTGATGGGTATTTTATTACTTTGCTTATCGAGTTTATCCTGGCGCTATCGGTATAACCGCTTAGTTAAGCGTTTAAATAAACTGGACAAGGAGAGCTAA
- the lapB gene encoding lipopolysaccharide assembly protein LapB, with the protein MLELLFLLLPIAAAYGWFMGRNSVRTEERKEQKRFSKKYATGINLLLSDQPDKAVDLFVELLDVDSETIETHWTLGKLFRRRGEVDRAIKIHKNLTSLPNLSEHDRLTAMYELGKDYLSAGIYDRAEQMFAGLQSYKSFREKSQKHLLELYESTHEWDKAIKIALRLAKQSSHARVVLAQLYCELAELDDNVPSKIKHYSKALKHDSNCVRAVLALGKIYMKEGEYGESINYLTRVFEQDKSFVCETIPLLEEAYEKTSDTHTFIEFLHSCVEHNAGITAAITLSEKICESQSIEDAEYFMTHVLEQHPTMRGFHHLMGLHVRAADVGNARDSLRRLRKMVHEHIVQRPNYKCRHCGFSGHTLYWRCPSCKSWATTKPIFGLDGE; encoded by the coding sequence ATGTTGGAGCTTCTCTTCCTGCTTTTACCAATTGCGGCTGCCTATGGCTGGTTCATGGGCCGTAATAGTGTCCGCACAGAAGAGCGAAAAGAGCAGAAGCGTTTCTCTAAAAAGTACGCCACAGGTATCAACCTGTTGTTGTCAGATCAGCCAGATAAGGCGGTTGATCTATTCGTCGAGTTATTAGATGTCGACAGCGAAACCATTGAGACTCACTGGACCTTAGGCAAGTTATTTCGCCGCAGAGGCGAAGTCGACCGTGCAATAAAAATTCATAAAAACCTGACGTCACTTCCCAATCTGTCTGAGCACGATCGCTTAACGGCTATGTACGAGTTAGGTAAAGACTACCTTTCTGCCGGAATCTACGACCGTGCTGAACAAATGTTTGCTGGCTTACAGAGTTACAAGTCATTCCGGGAAAAAAGCCAAAAGCACCTTCTTGAGCTTTATGAATCCACGCACGAATGGGACAAAGCCATTAAAATAGCTTTGCGTCTGGCGAAGCAAAGCAGCCACGCGCGAGTCGTTCTCGCTCAGTTATATTGCGAACTTGCCGAACTAGACGACAATGTACCCAGTAAAATAAAGCATTACAGTAAGGCGCTTAAACACGATAGTAATTGCGTTAGAGCCGTTCTCGCCCTGGGAAAAATCTACATGAAAGAAGGGGAGTACGGGGAGTCCATTAATTACTTAACCCGGGTGTTCGAACAGGACAAATCATTTGTTTGCGAAACCATTCCTTTGCTAGAGGAAGCTTACGAGAAAACATCGGACACTCATACTTTTATCGAGTTTTTACACAGTTGCGTTGAACACAATGCGGGAATAACGGCCGCTATTACGTTGTCAGAAAAAATCTGTGAATCGCAAAGTATTGAAGACGCAGAATACTTTATGACTCATGTTTTAGAGCAGCACCCGACAATGCGCGGATTCCATCATTTAATGGGGTTACACGTTCGGGCCGCTGATGTGGGCAATGCGCGTGACAGCCTCCGGAGGCTGCGTAAAATGGTTCACGAGCACATAGTGCAGCGGCCCAATTATAAGTGCCGTCACTGTGGTTTCTCCGGACATACTTTATATTGGCGTTGTCCTTCGTGTAAGAGCTGGGCAACAACAAAACCTATTTTTGGATTAGATGGTGAATAA
- the hisC gene encoding histidinol-phosphate transaminase — MAEFNALELVNSGVKQLRPYQAGKPTSELQRELGLQHVVKLASNENPLGLSGKVKTALEAELTDLVRYPDANGYYLKSRLAELHEVGTQQITLGNGSNDVLEILARTFVSDKNEVIFSQHAFVVYPLVTQAIGAKPVAVPAVDYGHDLDGMAKAVTDKTKMIFIANPNNPTGTFLSTSALKDFLAKIPQNIIVVLDEAYYEYVPEDERAPSVEWIKEYPNLVVSRTFSKAYGLAGLRAGYVVSDESVADVLNRIRQPFNMNSLSLKAAEVVLDDHAYLQKAVELNAQGMKQLTDFCEDSGLNYIPSYGNFLTIEVGSGAEKLYDELLHEGVIVRPVGGYELPNHLRVSIGLPEENQAFIKAMKKLRG, encoded by the coding sequence ATGGCAGAATTTAATGCATTAGAACTGGTTAATTCCGGAGTGAAGCAATTACGTCCGTATCAGGCAGGTAAGCCTACGTCTGAATTACAGCGTGAGTTAGGTCTGCAGCACGTGGTTAAGCTGGCTTCAAACGAAAACCCTCTGGGTTTGAGTGGAAAAGTAAAAACCGCGCTGGAAGCCGAGTTAACGGATTTAGTGCGTTACCCTGACGCCAATGGTTACTACCTTAAAAGCCGGCTGGCTGAGTTACATGAAGTTGGAACGCAGCAAATAACTCTGGGTAACGGTTCTAACGATGTTCTGGAAATTTTAGCCCGTACCTTTGTGTCGGATAAGAACGAAGTAATTTTCTCACAACACGCATTTGTGGTGTATCCGCTGGTTACTCAGGCTATCGGTGCTAAACCTGTTGCTGTTCCTGCAGTAGATTACGGGCACGATCTTGATGGTATGGCAAAAGCCGTTACCGATAAAACCAAGATGATCTTTATTGCTAACCCGAATAACCCAACGGGCACCTTTTTATCAACCTCAGCGCTAAAAGACTTTCTTGCTAAGATACCGCAAAATATCATTGTGGTTCTGGATGAAGCTTATTACGAGTATGTTCCGGAAGACGAGCGAGCGCCGTCGGTAGAGTGGATAAAAGAATATCCTAATCTGGTGGTTAGCCGGACGTTTTCTAAAGCCTATGGCTTAGCCGGTTTGCGCGCGGGATACGTGGTCAGTGACGAGAGTGTGGCAGACGTCCTTAACCGTATTCGTCAGCCGTTCAATATGAACTCGTTGTCACTGAAAGCAGCTGAAGTGGTATTAGATGATCACGCCTATTTGCAAAAAGCCGTTGAATTAAACGCACAAGGTATGAAGCAGTTAACTGACTTTTGTGAAGATTCAGGACTTAACTACATTCCATCTTACGGTAACTTTTTAACCATAGAAGTTGGGTCCGGTGCTGAGAAGCTTTACGACGAGCTTCTGCATGAAGGCGTTATTGTACGTCCTGTAGGTGGCTATGAGTTGCCTAATCATTTACGTGTCAGCATTGGTCTGCCTGAAGAAAATCAAGCCTTTATTAAGGCAATGAAAAAGCTGCGTGGTTAA
- the rpsA gene encoding 30S ribosomal protein S1 — MSENFAELFEESLKEVETRPGSIVKGTIVAIQKDLILVDAGLKSESAIPAEQFRNAEGELEVSVGDVVDVALDAVEDGFGETILSREKAKRYEAWLVLEKAHEDNATVIGIISGKVKGGFTVDLGGVRAFLPGSLVDVRPVRETTHLENKDLEFKVIKLDQKRNNVVVSRRAVIEKENSAEREELLENLQEGQEVQGIVKNLTDYGAFVDLGGVDGLLHITDMAWKRVKHPSEIVNVGDEITVKVLKFDRERTRVSLGLKQLGEDPWADIANRYPEGHRLTGRVTNLTDYGCFVEIEEGVEGLVHVSEMDWTNKNVHPSKVVNLDDTVEVMVLEIDEERRRISLGLKQCKPNPWEEFAKNHNKGEQVTGKIKSITDFGIFIGLDGGIDGLVHLSDISWNATGEEAVRDYKKGEEVTAVVMQVDAERERISLGIKQLEEDPFNNYLAANKKGAIVTGTVTEVDAKGAKVELAESVEGYVRAADISRDRVEDASTELSVGDSIEARFMGVDRKNRTLSLSIRAKDEVEEKEAVESVNKQQDSGSGLNSAMAEAFKAAKTDDE, encoded by the coding sequence ATGTCAGAAAATTTTGCAGAATTATTTGAAGAAAGCCTAAAGGAAGTTGAAACACGCCCGGGCTCCATTGTTAAAGGTACTATCGTTGCTATACAAAAAGATTTGATTCTGGTTGATGCTGGTCTTAAATCAGAAAGCGCGATTCCAGCAGAACAGTTCCGTAATGCAGAAGGTGAATTAGAAGTCAGCGTCGGCGACGTAGTTGACGTAGCCCTTGATGCAGTTGAAGACGGCTTTGGCGAAACCATTCTGTCTCGCGAAAAAGCGAAACGTTACGAAGCATGGCTGGTGTTGGAAAAAGCACACGAAGACAATGCAACCGTTATCGGTATTATCTCTGGTAAGGTTAAGGGTGGCTTTACAGTAGACTTAGGCGGCGTTCGCGCGTTCTTGCCTGGTTCACTGGTTGATGTACGTCCAGTACGTGAAACAACGCATCTGGAAAACAAAGATTTAGAATTCAAAGTTATCAAGCTTGATCAGAAACGCAACAACGTTGTTGTATCTCGTCGTGCTGTTATCGAGAAAGAAAACAGTGCAGAGCGTGAAGAGCTGCTTGAAAACTTGCAGGAAGGCCAGGAAGTTCAGGGTATCGTTAAGAACCTGACTGACTACGGCGCGTTCGTTGATTTAGGCGGCGTCGATGGCTTATTGCACATTACCGATATGGCTTGGAAACGCGTTAAGCACCCAAGTGAAATCGTAAACGTTGGCGATGAAATCACTGTTAAAGTATTGAAGTTTGACCGTGAACGCACTCGTGTGTCTCTTGGCCTTAAGCAGTTAGGCGAAGATCCATGGGCTGATATCGCAAACCGCTACCCAGAAGGGCATCGTTTAACTGGTCGTGTTACGAACTTGACTGATTACGGTTGCTTCGTCGAAATCGAAGAGGGTGTTGAAGGTCTTGTTCACGTATCAGAAATGGACTGGACTAACAAAAACGTTCATCCTTCTAAAGTGGTTAACCTGGACGACACTGTTGAAGTTATGGTTCTGGAAATTGACGAAGAACGTCGTCGCATTTCATTAGGCCTTAAACAGTGCAAGCCTAACCCATGGGAAGAGTTTGCTAAGAACCATAATAAAGGCGAGCAAGTTACTGGTAAGATCAAGTCAATCACTGACTTTGGTATCTTCATCGGTCTTGACGGCGGCATTGATGGTTTGGTTCACTTGTCAGACATTAGCTGGAACGCTACTGGTGAAGAAGCTGTTCGTGATTACAAAAAAGGTGAAGAAGTTACCGCCGTAGTCATGCAGGTTGATGCTGAACGTGAACGTATTTCACTAGGTATCAAACAGCTTGAAGAAGACCCATTCAATAACTACCTGGCGGCCAATAAAAAAGGTGCTATTGTTACAGGTACAGTTACTGAAGTAGACGCTAAAGGCGCTAAAGTTGAATTAGCTGAAAGCGTTGAAGGCTACGTTCGTGCCGCAGACATTTCACGCGACCGCGTTGAAGATGCAAGCACTGAACTGAGTGTTGGTGACTCTATTGAAGCTCGCTTCATGGGCGTTGACCGTAAAAACCGTACTCTGAGCTTGTCTATCCGTGCGAAAGACGAAGTTGAAGAGAAAGAAGCGGTTGAAAGCGTTAATAAGCAACAGGACAGTGGTTCTGGTCTTAATAGCGCAATGGCTGAAGCCTTTAAAGCTGCAAAAACTGACGACGAATAA
- a CDS encoding integration host factor subunit beta, producing the protein MMTKSELIERLTLKHELPPKQVEASVKEILEQMVQSLSQGKRVEIRGFGSFSLHYRAPRVGRNPKTGEPVELEGKYVPHFKAGKELRERVDTLS; encoded by the coding sequence ATGATGACTAAATCAGAGCTGATTGAAAGGTTAACTTTGAAGCACGAGTTACCTCCGAAGCAGGTTGAAGCTTCGGTTAAAGAGATACTCGAACAAATGGTGCAGTCCTTATCACAAGGCAAGCGCGTTGAAATTCGGGGTTTCGGAAGCTTCTCTTTGCATTATCGGGCTCCTCGTGTTGGTCGTAATCCTAAAACAGGCGAGCCTGTTGAGTTAGAAGGGAAATACGTACCGCATTTTAAAGCGGGAAAAGAGCTTCGCGAGAGGGTCGATACATTAAGTTAG
- the cmk gene encoding (d)CMP kinase has product MTTHIPVITIDGPSGAGKGTISRLLAEKLGWHLLDSGAIYRVLALAALHHDFTPEDEESLVALAAHLDVKFEAEEERSLTHIILEGEDVTMTIRTEQVGNMASKIAALPRVREALLRRQRGFKELPGLVADGRDMGTVVFTDADAKIFLTASAEERARRRFEQLKEKGFDANIDQLVNEIKERDDRDTNRSVAPLKPAEDALYLDSTDTSIEDVLEQVLTFAHSKLSKTS; this is encoded by the coding sequence ATGACAACTCATATTCCAGTCATTACGATTGACGGGCCGAGTGGGGCAGGGAAAGGAACGATAAGCCGATTATTGGCTGAAAAGCTAGGATGGCACTTGCTGGATAGCGGCGCTATTTATCGCGTGCTGGCATTAGCGGCTTTGCATCACGATTTCACACCGGAAGATGAAGAGAGCCTGGTGGCTTTGGCAGCGCATCTGGATGTGAAGTTTGAAGCAGAAGAAGAGCGTTCATTGACACATATTATTCTTGAAGGTGAGGATGTGACCATGACCATCCGTACTGAACAAGTGGGTAATATGGCGTCAAAAATAGCGGCTTTACCACGAGTCAGAGAAGCTCTACTGCGCCGCCAGCGTGGGTTTAAAGAGCTTCCAGGTCTGGTAGCCGACGGCCGTGATATGGGAACCGTTGTTTTCACTGATGCCGATGCCAAAATCTTTTTGACCGCTTCTGCCGAAGAGCGCGCAAGACGACGCTTCGAGCAATTGAAGGAAAAAGGTTTTGATGCTAATATTGATCAATTAGTGAACGAAATAAAAGAAAGAGATGATCGTGATACGAATCGCTCGGTGGCACCTCTTAAGCCAGCTGAGGATGCGTTGTATCTGGATTCCACTGATACGTCGATAGAAGACGTATTGGAACAAGTATTGACGTTTGCGCACAGCAAACTCTCAAAGACTAGCTAG
- the serC gene encoding 3-phosphoserine/phosphohydroxythreonine transaminase — protein sequence MSQLFNFSAGPAMLPVDVLKQAQEELLNWNGQGVSVMEISHRDPVYVHMAREAEQDLRDLLNVPDDYEVLFLQGGGRGQFSAVPQNIASPDATVDYLDTGIWSGFAIREAEKFVSKVNIAGKVQEGAKGKEIQCPEDWELSENAAYFHYCPNETVDGIALHEVPDVKAPVIADMSSNILSEPLDVSKFGVIYAGAQKNIGPSGFAIAIVKKSLLGEPQKQVSSIMDYQLQAKDGSMYNTPNTFAWYLAGLVFKWLKAQGGLVAMGERNRYKAQLLYDFVDKSDFYSNTINPAYRSIMNVPFQLADDKLDAEFLQGAKNAGLLGLKGHRFVGGMRASIYNAMPVEGVEALLSYMADFERKLG from the coding sequence ATGAGTCAGTTGTTTAACTTTTCTGCCGGACCGGCAATGTTGCCGGTCGACGTTTTGAAACAAGCTCAGGAAGAGTTATTGAATTGGAATGGACAGGGCGTATCTGTGATGGAAATTTCTCACCGCGACCCTGTCTATGTCCACATGGCACGTGAAGCCGAGCAAGACTTGCGCGATCTGTTAAACGTGCCGGACGACTATGAAGTACTCTTTTTGCAAGGTGGTGGACGCGGCCAGTTTTCTGCGGTCCCGCAAAATATTGCGTCACCGGATGCTACCGTAGATTATCTGGATACAGGAATTTGGTCTGGTTTTGCTATCCGGGAAGCCGAAAAATTTGTTTCCAAGGTGAATATTGCGGGGAAGGTTCAGGAAGGCGCTAAAGGCAAAGAAATTCAGTGTCCAGAAGACTGGGAACTGTCTGAAAATGCCGCTTATTTTCATTATTGTCCTAATGAAACTGTCGATGGTATTGCACTGCATGAAGTTCCTGACGTAAAGGCGCCAGTTATCGCCGATATGTCATCAAACATTCTTTCTGAACCACTGGATGTTTCAAAGTTTGGCGTTATATATGCTGGAGCCCAGAAGAATATTGGTCCTTCAGGTTTTGCCATTGCTATTGTTAAAAAGTCTTTATTAGGCGAGCCGCAGAAGCAGGTGTCGTCTATTATGGATTACCAACTTCAGGCGAAAGACGGGTCTATGTACAACACACCCAACACCTTTGCCTGGTACCTTGCTGGGCTGGTATTCAAGTGGTTAAAAGCGCAGGGCGGGTTAGTCGCTATGGGCGAACGCAATCGCTATAAAGCGCAGCTGTTATATGATTTTGTCGATAAGTCCGATTTTTACAGTAATACGATTAATCCGGCTTACCGTTCAATTATGAACGTTCCTTTTCAGTTGGCCGACGACAAGCTTGATGCGGAATTTTTACAAGGCGCTAAAAACGCAGGTTTATTAGGGTTAAAAGGGCATCGCTTTGTTGGTGGCATGAGAGCCAGTATTTATAACGCAATGCCGGTAGAAGGTGTGGAAGCATTGCTAAGTTATATGGCAGATTTCGAGCGTAAGCTTGGCTAA